In Larimichthys crocea isolate SSNF chromosome VI, L_crocea_2.0, whole genome shotgun sequence, one genomic interval encodes:
- the LOC104928078 gene encoding T-complex protein 11-like protein 1 isoform X2, translated as MPNQRDDAADDSPADLPSLEKLDSPTGSPPTASLSSLMELENCVSNLSLAHEIVVNRDFCFQPKSPPTDSLEGRVTEIVHRAFWDSLQEQLNSDPPNYNHAVILLQEVKTMIQSLLLPGHVRLRAQLDEVLDMELIQQEVDNGALDLHRLAGYIINTMASLCAPVRDPQIRALRDLEDPVDLLREIFRVLGLMKTDMVNFTIQSLRPHLMQQAVQYERAKFQQILDKQPASLDNTTAWLQAAASEEVAAVTARSESSSPDSRGPVSATAVLNRAYMSLLHWEPQDQKYPETVLMDRARLDALGQRLQMLVLEASVLLLTNAQCGGSVFSLQGCVGKLRQTIAALLEGSHAREADLKGALLGLGETVLQQVTEALRAQGGAALPRESLDLLKGQISELWKQNHPVRTLIGERVQVFLQAMLQGSPTKRSPELPAPLRLVSAELAEMGTAFGRIVHFNRTVFGPFYAPILRKLLFPPAEAETGDDSR; from the exons ATGCCAAATCAAAGAGACGACGCCGCTGATGATTCCCCCGCTGACCTTCCTTCTCTGGAAAAACTTGACTCTCCTACGG GGAGCCCACCCACTGCCTCATTATCCAGTCTGATGGAGCTGGAAAATTGTGTTTCCAACCTGAGCCTTGCGCATGAGATAGTGGTGAACAGAGACTTCTGCTTCCAACCGAAGAGTCCTCCTACAGACAG CCTTGAGGGCAGAGTGACGGAGATTGTTCACCGGGCATTTTGGGACAGTCTTCAAGAGCAGCTGAACAGTGATCCGCCAAACTACAATCATGCTGTCATTCTGCTCCAGGAAGTCAAGACT ATGATTCAGTCCCTGCTGCTGCCCGGTCACGTCAGACTGAGAGCTCAGCTGGACGAGGTGCTGGACATGGAGCTGATCCAGCAGGAGGTCGATAATGGAGCTCTGGATCTCCACAGACTGGCGGGATACATTATCAACACCATGGCATCTCTATGTGCACCCGTGCGTGACCCACAGATCAGGGCACTGCGGGACCTCGAGGATCCCGTGGACCTTCTGAG GGAGATCTTTCGTGTCTTGGGCTTGATGAAGACCGACATGGTGAACTTCACCATCCAGAGCCTGAGGCCTCACCTCATGCAGCAGGCCGTGCAGTACGAGAGGGCCAAATTCCAGCAGATTCTGGACAAGCAGCCAG cttcTCTGGACAATACCACTGCATGGCTTcaggcagcagcatcagaaGAGGTGGCGGCCGTCACTGCTCGGTCTGAGTCTTCCAGTCCTGACAGTCGAGGTCCTGTCAGCGCCACCGCTGTCCTTAACCGGGCCTACATGAGCCTGCTACACTGGGAGCCACAAGACCAAAAATATCCCGAG ACGGTGCTGATGGACCGAGCCCGTCTGGACGCTCTGGGCCAGCGGCTCCAGATGCTGGTCCTGGAGGCATCGGTGCTGCTCCTGACCAACGCTCAGTGTGGGggctctgttttctctctgcaggggtGTGTAGGTAAACTCAGGCAGACCATCGCTGCCCTGCTGGAGGGCAGTCACGCCAG GGAAGCTGATCTTAAGGGTGCGCTGCTGGGGCTCGGGGAGACAGTACTGCAGCAAGTGACCGAAGCTCTGAGGGCCCAGGGAGGAGCAGCACTGCCTCGGGAGAGCCTGGATCTGCTGAAAGGACAAATATCTGAGCTGTGGAAGCAGAACCACCCTGTCCGCACACTCATAG GAGAAAGGGTGCAGGTCTTCCTTCAGGCCATGCTGCAGGGCAGCCCCACTAAAAGGAGTCCAGAGCTGCCCGCTCCCCTCAGGCTGGTGAGTGCAGAGCTAGCCGAGATGGGGACAGCCTTTGGGCGAATCGTCCACTTCAACCGAACAGTCTTCGGTCCCTTCTATGCACCCATCCTCAGAAAACTGCTGTTCCCACCAGCAGAAGCCGAGACTGGGGACGATTCACGCTAA
- the LOC104928078 gene encoding T-complex protein 11-like protein 1 isoform X1 encodes MNYNDGANKEQTVAEMPNQRDDAADDSPADLPSLEKLDSPTGSPPTASLSSLMELENCVSNLSLAHEIVVNRDFCFQPKSPPTDSLEGRVTEIVHRAFWDSLQEQLNSDPPNYNHAVILLQEVKTMIQSLLLPGHVRLRAQLDEVLDMELIQQEVDNGALDLHRLAGYIINTMASLCAPVRDPQIRALRDLEDPVDLLREIFRVLGLMKTDMVNFTIQSLRPHLMQQAVQYERAKFQQILDKQPASLDNTTAWLQAAASEEVAAVTARSESSSPDSRGPVSATAVLNRAYMSLLHWEPQDQKYPETVLMDRARLDALGQRLQMLVLEASVLLLTNAQCGGSVFSLQGCVGKLRQTIAALLEGSHAREADLKGALLGLGETVLQQVTEALRAQGGAALPRESLDLLKGQISELWKQNHPVRTLIGERVQVFLQAMLQGSPTKRSPELPAPLRLVSAELAEMGTAFGRIVHFNRTVFGPFYAPILRKLLFPPAEAETGDDSR; translated from the exons ATGAACTACAATGACGGCGCAAACAAGGAACAG ACTGTTGCTGAAATGCCAAATCAAAGAGACGACGCCGCTGATGATTCCCCCGCTGACCTTCCTTCTCTGGAAAAACTTGACTCTCCTACGG GGAGCCCACCCACTGCCTCATTATCCAGTCTGATGGAGCTGGAAAATTGTGTTTCCAACCTGAGCCTTGCGCATGAGATAGTGGTGAACAGAGACTTCTGCTTCCAACCGAAGAGTCCTCCTACAGACAG CCTTGAGGGCAGAGTGACGGAGATTGTTCACCGGGCATTTTGGGACAGTCTTCAAGAGCAGCTGAACAGTGATCCGCCAAACTACAATCATGCTGTCATTCTGCTCCAGGAAGTCAAGACT ATGATTCAGTCCCTGCTGCTGCCCGGTCACGTCAGACTGAGAGCTCAGCTGGACGAGGTGCTGGACATGGAGCTGATCCAGCAGGAGGTCGATAATGGAGCTCTGGATCTCCACAGACTGGCGGGATACATTATCAACACCATGGCATCTCTATGTGCACCCGTGCGTGACCCACAGATCAGGGCACTGCGGGACCTCGAGGATCCCGTGGACCTTCTGAG GGAGATCTTTCGTGTCTTGGGCTTGATGAAGACCGACATGGTGAACTTCACCATCCAGAGCCTGAGGCCTCACCTCATGCAGCAGGCCGTGCAGTACGAGAGGGCCAAATTCCAGCAGATTCTGGACAAGCAGCCAG cttcTCTGGACAATACCACTGCATGGCTTcaggcagcagcatcagaaGAGGTGGCGGCCGTCACTGCTCGGTCTGAGTCTTCCAGTCCTGACAGTCGAGGTCCTGTCAGCGCCACCGCTGTCCTTAACCGGGCCTACATGAGCCTGCTACACTGGGAGCCACAAGACCAAAAATATCCCGAG ACGGTGCTGATGGACCGAGCCCGTCTGGACGCTCTGGGCCAGCGGCTCCAGATGCTGGTCCTGGAGGCATCGGTGCTGCTCCTGACCAACGCTCAGTGTGGGggctctgttttctctctgcaggggtGTGTAGGTAAACTCAGGCAGACCATCGCTGCCCTGCTGGAGGGCAGTCACGCCAG GGAAGCTGATCTTAAGGGTGCGCTGCTGGGGCTCGGGGAGACAGTACTGCAGCAAGTGACCGAAGCTCTGAGGGCCCAGGGAGGAGCAGCACTGCCTCGGGAGAGCCTGGATCTGCTGAAAGGACAAATATCTGAGCTGTGGAAGCAGAACCACCCTGTCCGCACACTCATAG GAGAAAGGGTGCAGGTCTTCCTTCAGGCCATGCTGCAGGGCAGCCCCACTAAAAGGAGTCCAGAGCTGCCCGCTCCCCTCAGGCTGGTGAGTGCAGAGCTAGCCGAGATGGGGACAGCCTTTGGGCGAATCGTCCACTTCAACCGAACAGTCTTCGGTCCCTTCTATGCACCCATCCTCAGAAAACTGCTGTTCCCACCAGCAGAAGCCGAGACTGGGGACGATTCACGCTAA